A part of Acropora palmata chromosome 8, jaAcrPala1.3, whole genome shotgun sequence genomic DNA contains:
- the LOC141890310 gene encoding uncharacterized protein LOC141890310 — MATDFAGELISEGILKRLKETLQVQSELPQNDLSIQLSSMEASTSTLSEVKSILDNFDKETMRNVADQLANTDVHFLFQRYLIKSYYFVKPDGSAASLPEEGNLDEPRPSGVLIFCPLYANLMDLITSLLVSPMLASNIASTKLIQLVLRDLDMLVLPGAKPDQYKMLLGNILFLWELSKQPGTLAAFRSFIDTILILINVYTSYQGPFEELTTLVKSLALFIAGGVADEETSIYLLAEETCLDFLVELLTKSVCNMDKYLNYHGVYAVDIAKCIENLGQFVQLRETLLEKGVVQLLVSMIQIGDHYDDSAAASALNQLMATDGIVDEPVLFQGLVSSACPDPGISRETLGVNAKVKLLVTEMELGQYKSEKEKSQQNNEIQEVEDEKKPVTSKKSMEHENVEIKGKTDPETKHETALGATTQTITEETKLSKNVTSTADELKISSPEGRNELATGCQKGKDEITGKDDDEQIMGSIAQSENCNDIKCTESNPSQEKGILINNAKERMKTEKPLTTMDTEVSNHQDVTVCIQKQLENLGEGEIRFIQIPSIGLSDVSEPHLTRSFQHQDGSGHMSGQELQKIHTSKSIGLSDVSEPHLTRSFQHQDGSDHMSGQELQKIHTSLIELGVHNMYDEKLVSLLNEILDEKKLREDGVFDLLKCLPDIYSYKMLRTGSMERQLRVVPASNDPDLNAPFTHVQPEIDYHLVLKKFIFKFVPDKGAKLSFPGFTLIGPWCERIPRELEEWSFCFVPQASDLGITLFYFSAEKLKSNFFFPILLTFAGMNVRYRSLVEMGESLERENLKKHGITVRKIEENGPAVTVHYLEKNLTVDYVLSLRHICWPSCASTWQYRLRHWPDNQTVKDVVNYGCHLVPKQPPTLSKDDPLYGMFFQYSFARAENVLLNKLNEDNKVLTDCLRMLKFLCGLLFDRPQLLKSYHMQTIVLHAAERAPPSHWKATNFVKHLLDLLDDLLHYLVTQNLPNYFVPQQNLFEQFSPDFIWDVAARVCKVRRDPIKFLTPSHDPAKFGIYLI; from the coding sequence ATGGCCACAGACTTCGCGGGTGAACTCATTTCCGAAGGTATCTTAAAAAGACTCAAAGAAACTTTGCAAGTACAGAGCGAGCTCCCTCAAAATGACCTTTCGATCCAGTTGTCAAGCATGGAAGCGTCAACATCGACATTGTCTGAAGTGAAGAGTATCCTCGATAACTTTGATAAAGAGACCATGAGAAATGTAGCTGATCAGCTTGCTAACACTGatgtgcattttcttttccaacgATATTTAATCAAGTCTTATTACTTCGTTAAACCAGACGGGAGCGCCGCTAGTTTGCCCGAAGAAGGGAATCTAGATGAACCCCGCCCCTCTGGTGTTCTTATTTTTTGTCCCCTCTATGCCAATCTGATGGACTTGATCACAAGTCTACTGGTTAGCCCAATGCTTGCCTCTAACATTGCTTCAACGAAACTAATTCAGCTGGTCCTTCGGGATTTGGATATGTTAGTTTTGCCGGGCGCAAAACCTGACCAGTATAAAATGCTTTTGGGGAACATCCTCTTCCTGTGGGAGTTGTCCAAACAACCTGGAACCTTAGCGGCGTTTCGAAGCTTCATCGATACGATTTTGATTCTAATAAACGTGTACACTAGTTATCAAGGACCTTTCGAAGAACTCACCACTCTAGTTAAATCCTTGGCATTATTTATAGCAGGGGGGGTGGCAGATGAGGAAACAAGCATTTACTTGCTTGCAGAAGAAACTTGCCTAGATTTTTTGGTAGAGCTCCTCACGAAATCTGTGTGCAATATGGACAAGTATCTTAACTATCATGGTGTTTATGCAGTAGACATTGCCAAATGCATTGAAAATCTGGGTCAGTTTGTGCAACTGCGAGAAACCCTTTTGGAGAAAGGCGTGGTCCAGCTGCTAGTGTCAATGATCCAAATTGGTGACCATTATGATGACAGTGCAGCAGCAAGCGCTTTGAATCAATTGATGGCCACTGATGGTATTGTAGATGAACCAGTGTTGTTTCAAGGATTGGTATCATCTGCTTGCCCTGATCCTGGGATTTCAAGAGAAACCCTTGGAGTTAATGCAAAAGTGAAATTGTTAGTCACTGAGATGGAACTTGGTCAATATAAatctgagaaagaaaaaagtcagCAGAATAATGAAATACAAGAAgttgaagatgaaaaaaaaccAGTGACATCTAAAAAATCTATGGAacatgaaaatgttgaaatcaaGGGGAAGACAGATCCAGAGACTAAGCATGAAACTGCTCTTGGAGCAACAACACAAACCATCACTGAAGAAACAAAGCTAAGCAAGAATGTCACATCCACTGCAGATGAATTAAAGATTTCCTCCCCTGAGGGCAGGAATGAATTAGCAACAGGCTGTCAGAAAGGTAAAGATGAAATTACTGggaaagatgatgatgagcAGATCATGGGCAGCATTGCTCAAAGTGAGAACTGTAACGATATCAAGTGTACAGAAAGCAACCCAAGTCAAGAGAAAGGCATTCTTATTAACAATGCAAAGGAAAGGATGAAAACAGAGAAGCCTTTAACAACAATGGACACTGAAGTTTCCAACCACCAAGATGTTACAGTGTGCAtccaaaaacaacttgaaaaccTGGGTGAAGGGGAGATAAGATTTATCCAGATTCCATCCATAGGCCTTTCAGATGTAAGTGAACCTCATTTGACAAGATCATTCCAGCACCAAGATGGAAGTGGTCACATGTCAGGCCAAGAACTGCAGAAGATACACACCAGCAAATCCATAGGCCTTTCAGATGTAAGTGAACCTCATTTGACAAGATCATTCCAGCACCAAGATGGAAGTGATCACATGTCAGGCCAAGAACTGCAGAAGATACACACCAGTCTGATAGAATTGGGTGTTCACAACATGTATGATGAAAAGCTAGTAAGCCTTTTGAACGAGATTTTGGATGAGAAAAAGCTTAGGGAAGATGGGGTTTTTGATTTACTGAAATGCCTTCCTGACATTTACAGCTACAAAATGCTGAGAACAGGTAGCATGGAGAGGCAACTGAGAGTTGTTCCTGCGAGCAATGATCCAGATCTAAATGCGCCATTTACTCATGTGCAACCTGAAATAGATTACCATCTTGTCctgaaaaagtttatttttaaatttgtcccAGATAAAGGGGCAAAATTGAGTTTTCCAGGGTTTACTCTTATTGGTCCATGGTGTGAAAGAATCCCAAGGGAACTTGAAGAGTGGAGCTTCTGTTTTGTGCCACAGGCTTCAGATCTTGGTATAacactattttatttttctgctgAAAAACTGaagtcaaatttctttttcccgATTTTGCTCACATTTGCTGGTATGAATGTTCGATACAGGTCTCTTGTAGAAATGGGAGAGAGCTTAGAAcgtgaaaatctgaaaaagcATGGAATCACAGTGAGAAAAATTGAGGAAAATGGTCCTGCAGTTACAGTGCACTACTTGGAGAAGAATCTCACTGTTGATTATGTTCTGTCCTTGAGACACATCTGTTGGCCATCTTGTGCCTCCACCTGGCAATATCGCCTAAGGCACTGGCCAGACAATCAAACTGTCAAGGATGTAGTAAATTATGGCTGCCACCTTGTACCAAAACAACCACCCACCCTCTCTAAAGATGACCCACTTTATGGAATGTTCTTTCAGTACTCATTTGCAAGGGCAGAAAATGTCCTGCTTAACAAGCTAAATGAGGACAACAAGGTTCTCACAGACTGTCTACGCAtgttgaaatttctttgtGGATTGCTCTTTGACAGGCCACAGCTGCTGAAATCTTATCATATGCAGACCATAGTACTTCACGCTGCCGAGAGAGCACCACCATCTCATTGGAAAGCAACTAATTTTGTAAAGCATTTGCTGGATTTGCTGGATGACCTGCTCCATTACCTTGTAACACAGAATCTGCCTAACTATTTTGTTCCTCAACAGAATCTCTTTGAGCAGTTTTCTCCTGATTTCATATGGGATGTTGCAGCCAGAGTGTGCAAGGTAAGAAGAGACCCAATCAAGTTTTTGACTCCAAGCCATGATCCTGCCAAATTTGGGATCTATCTCATTTGA